atgacttattttttaaattaaacacttgaaaatgcatTTCAAACATACCCTTATTGTCCTTTGTTTGTCAACAATAGCCATGCTCTTTGCCTTTGCCTTCATTTCGAACTCAACCTCGgttaaattatccaaaataactttgacatttccaaaaaaaaactcAACGAATAGTTTCAAAATCACGATTTGCATGGCAACCACACATTGaagtatttgcaaatattttttcGATTATCATCACATATAAGTGGCATAATTAGGTGTTCCTCATAATAGATATCGTTGGAGTGCCTTTAATCTGTTATCTGACGTTTTGAACAACTTTAAATTTGTTGAATtcgtatttaaatatttaattatttatagtttatttatGATTATAACCATAGAGTTTAGAGACGTGCACTATATAAATTCTCTAACTCTAAAGACGTCACTATTCTGTATTCCGTAATATTTTTTCTGATAAATTTTTTCTCCCGCTATAACACATTGTTTTAGTAAACTACTGTGTGTTAATTAACTACTACTTTaccttttctatattttttatgtgtagATTTCTTAACAGATATGAGCATAGTTcaatataaacttttttttttttttttgagtaaaTTCATTGTTAGTAAATAGATCTCTACTTTCTCTAGTGCATTAAAGTTTAGAATCTCCTTGTATATAATGTATACTTCTTATAGAAAAGAAGAGAGCTGAAAAATAATGGTCAATTAATGAGACCCACTTAGTGGATGATGTGTGTAGAAGGCAATAGTATGTACAATGGCagtattattgattttttttctttaattttctattattatatataaaagaaatttttaaaaatgtcaaactatttacgaaaattaaaaagaaaaaacaataataaacttATATTAGTTTCTATTaacgtctatcagtgatagacttgtatcaatttatattacTGATAGTATCAATGGTAGACTTATATCGGTTTCGATAACTAAAAAAcactaataaacttctatcactctttatcaatgatagacttcaatcagtttttatcattgatagacacagATAAACTTCTATCACCATCTATTAGTAAAAGACTtatattagtttctatcaccgataacggcAATAGactctatcaacgtctatctgTAATAGACAATGACAACAATGTCTATCACAACTagaattaaattttgctatttgtataaatatttttttttttttatttttgaaaatcatatatatatatatgaaaaagacATTTTCAAATCTAAATGAAGGACAAAGACATCCAAGATGGGATAAAATCAACAGCTTGAATAAATGAAAAAGTGTCAACACCATTACAGCTAGCAATTGGTTTGCATGCCATTTCATGCAAACCTACAAACTCTTTGAAAGATACTTTTCCCTCCAAATTCTCTTCTGAAATCGACTTGTgtctcaaatatattttaaaataatcagAACTAAATAATTGATATGCTtcgaatataaataaaaaaaaatgacaattaTTATTCATATCATTCTTGGGTTATCAAtatgtttttaactttttttatattcctttttttttaaaaaaataataatattcgACATAAGTTCTTATTTGACGGtatatgactttttttttcttttttttaaataaggtTTCGTTTAACCCCGAtttggtttttgagtttttatttttgaaaattaagtttacagtcactatttctataaatttcttcactatttctatctctaaatttcttcatctattatctactttttatcaataatttgaaaaactaaaccaaaaattgaaaaataaaaaaagtagtttttaaaaacttttttttttttgggaaattgGCTAAAAACTCAATctttgtacttaagaaaaatgtaaatcattaaaaaaatatgattaactttaaaaaaccaaaaacaacaaaagaaatgtTATCAGATGGCtctaaatttttgttaaaaaaattgataagaaatattaaatttcatttctaaAGATGTTGATCCAACCATTTAATTTGTCTGTTGGATACTTCTTTTTATCTCTacttttgtattttaaattgattcttatttcattttttgtttttataataatgaagaaaaaaaattagataaactACTGAAATATTTATATGGTTACAATTGCACCTTGGAACCTCTAATTGTAAAGTATTagattattgaactaaaaattttaaagattatatcaatttatacctctaAACTTTGAAAGTATTAATTGATATACATTTACGAAAGTTCAtaataaattgatataattattaatttagattaaatgTAAGGatgtaaattgaaaattttttaaattatttattgcaAATACTAGACCCTTTGAAATGTACAAGATGGTAAGATATGGCCCTTCCCCcatttatgcattttttttttttacctcttCTTCTCCCTCTAAATTAAACTTTTCCTTGCCTGAGTTAGAGATGTCCATTTTTTCGGTGGGATCCGCTCTTAATTGGGCGGAGATTCCCCCAATTAAGTGGAGAATGGGAAGGGGAGAATTCCAATTGGCTAAAAGAGGACAGGGACGGGGAATACATTCTTCGTCCTCGTCCCGTTagtctctttatttatttattattatggcaaattaattttatattgttgttattattcttatataaatattatatttaaattttaaattttattgattaatggtcagataatgaatatgtttggattgaacatttaaatttaaattatttatatgaataatttgattgataattatttcattttagattgATGGGGGATGGGGAAGCCATCCTTGACCCCGCCCCATAGATATCTCTAGTTGAGTCAGACTTTCTTCACAATGAGGAGTCTTCAAATCTTACCGTGGTCTCTACTTTAATTCAAGAGGTGAAGTCTACAGTGAGTTAATTGGGATTTGTTTCCTTCTCCCATGTGAAACGATGTCACAATATGGCTCATTCTCATGCAAGTAGGGCATTGGAAGAGCGTATTTCTTCTTAGCTCCTTTCTCCTTGCCCTGGgtgatcttttattttctcttttttttctcaagATATTATTTTGCAGTTGTTGGCAACCTTATTTCCAAACAAAAAGTTTCGAGAATTTAAAGATCTATCATAcacattataaagtttaatgaccATGTAAAGATACAGATCTAAAAGTTCATGACTAAACTTCTAATCTTATATGAAATTGTGTCTTCCTAACTTGAAACTTTGGATCTTCCACTGATAGAAAACTGTTACATGAATAGTATCACATAATATTGGAAAATAAATAACCTTGTatacaagagagaatttgagcCCAACAAGTTCACGGTCTCTTTAAAGACAAATTTACTCACTTTAATGCATGAATTTCAAGAGTAATTGTCTCCTGGGATAGAGCAAATTATCATTCATATGAAACTAGTATCTCATCCACAAAATCCAATGAACAAAACttgaataaatttataatttacaaAAGGAAGAAAGGTGCTTGcggaaaaaaaaagtgaaaatgtaACTTGAAGAAAAGACATATTTTATATACTGATTCGTGGCCATTCGAATAACCATGTCTCTTTTTCAAATTGGttaactatgaaaaaaaaaaaaaacgtaccTATTTATGAAACGATACAACTCGTGAAATTAGAAAGATGTCACCCCAAATGAAGAGCTACCTACCCTTTATTCCAACAGAAGCCTCTTGTAATTGATAATGTTGGAGTGTTTGTGGTAGGAGAATGACCCAACCTGTGTATGGGTGTGTCCTTTTTGCTTTATAAATGTTGGCCTTTTGGATTCATGTAAAGAATAATCAGAAAAACACAGCTGTTTATTCTCATCTGTATAAAGACAATTGAAATTTATAAACATACTGACATCAattcctttatttattattattttttaattattgaatccaattatatataaaatgggAGATTTGAAACTCTAACCTTTGGATAGATAATAAATGTCTATATTGAAGAACAtctattagattaaattaaatttgtctAACTTGACACATAAATATGTATAAAGAGACCATAAATTAAAGCGTTGTGAAAGAGGTGTTTCTTTTAAACCACTCCACTTTGTAAACAAGCCTTTGAATTGTTTCCATGAGAATGTGGAAAAGCACTACGATTGGCATAAAGTTAAAAGGAACAAAACTTTGCTTGGAtgactttttttcccctttcttttaAGGGTTAATGGCAGCAAGAAGACAATAAGGAAAAAGAgaccaacttatttacaaaaaaaaaaaaaggaacacaAAAACCAAATAATATATGTGAATATGAAAAATTTAAGGACAAGTATGTAATTTTACTCATATTTGTcttataatgaaaataaaaggaaaagaaaaaataaaacctatatatatccctccatcttcacaCCTGAGTTCATCCATCAAATTTTGGGCATATCTTTTTAGAGAAATGAAGCCACTCAGTCTTCTTTGCATTTTCATTATTCTTTCCATTCTCTTACAggtaataatatatatatatatatgattttacattttacattttttatttccaGTAACCAATTTAAAACTTTTTCatttaatgaattttctttatgtattttattGTAGGGTTTTTCAGAGGCTTTCACTACTGTGAGTGTTCTCCATCTCTCTCTAGCTTCCCTTTATCCCTTCCATCATCACCTTTCTAAGTTTTTGGAATTAATTGGatggaaattttgaaataaGGAAGGCTTATAGCTAATATGGTTAAAAATAATTAACCACTGCTTAACAATTCCAACTTATTGTTCTAGTCTCTTAGGGGCAGTTAAACCACAAACTTGCCTGGTAGAGTGGACTATTATATAACCCACCCGATATTTGGGTTTCTCATTATAATAGAGGTTTCCAATTATTAAAACTCATACTTAGTTATAATAAAACTATTTGAAAAATCTCCTTTATCTATCCACCGTGTCTACTATTTTGTCtacaatgtttattattttgtaactaTCCTTTGTCCATATTTATAACTTAGTCTAAAATAATccgcaccccaaacacaaattattataatccaaactaaatGTAGTATGCACCCTAAACATCTTATAATAATCCACATACTATAATACTCAtgaactataataaccaacacTCAGTGACCTAAATAGCCCGTTAatcactaaaattatttttgtttaggAAAATTTTAACATGGTATGAATATATATCAAAGTGCGAGATACAATTTCGgctttatatatataagaaagatGTTGAGCATATGTATGTTTGGCGTAGTTTGAATAAATGAAGAGTTAAAAGAAGAATATATGTGATTTCTAAGCCTAGTTCTCAACCTTTAACtgattaattaaacaaaagtCATAACATGTCCTAAATtattagaaaaacaaaagagttaggtgaatgaaaataattataacaatCATATGAATATTGACATTGTATTGGATTCAGGTGGATGAAGGGACCAACACAGTAGCTCTCACCAAAAAGTATCACTATCATCCAAAAATCAGTAAGTTGCCATGTAAtctaataatagtaataatatatatgtaaataaagaactttattctttaaatttttatattttatttaataagtttctaaactttaaaatcGTCAAAGCCCTTATAGATTTCTAAAACTCTCaccattttatcttttaaattaacaaatatattaaatataaaagtgaatttcatgtctaatagaactataaattttaattttttttaatctaaaaaatgtGTCAAAGTTCTATTAGACaaataaaaagtttgttaaAAAACTTATCAGATACAAAATCAAAAGTATAAGAGCTAATTAGacacttcataaaattcaaagaaatatTAGACATGAAATAGAAAGTTTGTGCACTCGTTAGAtacttattttgtttttagattttagtttttgaaaattaagtctataaaaacACTCCTTTCAATTTTCACTTCTAAATTTATTGccttattatctactttttgcTAACATAATTCTTGAAAAACCAATCCAGATTTTGAATACTAAAAAAGTAGTcttcaaaaatttgtttttggaatttgaaatctGACTAgaaattcaactcttttactctagaaagatgaaaactattgtaagaaattgaaacaaaaccaaacttaattttcaaaaaccaaaaactaaaagcCCGTTTGGTAAgtattggttttttgtttttgtttttgaaaattaagtctatttcatcacatttcttacaatgatttacaactttaagtacaatggttgaatttttagccaaattccaaaaacaaaaacaactttttgaaagctactttttttagttctcaaattttggcttggttttttaaactattagcaaaaagttgataacaaataaagaaatttggaggggATAGCAATGTCAATaggacttaattttaaaaaacaacaacaaaaaataaaatggttaccaatgCCTAAACTGTCACCATGGAgccttagttttttatttttgattttttaaaattgagctTAAAAAACATTACTTCCATTTATAAGcttctttgttttgttattcattttcctctaatattttaaaaaactaaacacaaaatttaaaaactaaaagaaaatataattttcataaacttgttttaattttttaaatttaactaaaaatttaagTGTCGATTAAGAAATTCGATAATTATAATATGCAATTTAggagaaaataaacataaatttcaaaaacagaaaatcAAAATCGTCACCCAACAAAACTCTGAAAACTAAACATGtaacataacaaaaaaaaaattatataaagaaaattaaagatcGGATTGGATTGGGTTAGATTGCAAAAGGGAATGCTCAAGGAGATGCAGTAAAGTTTTCAGAAAGAAGATATGTATGCGGGCATGTGGAACTTGCTGCAGTCGTTGCCACTGCGTTCCGCCCGGCACTTACGGCAACCACCAAGCTTGTCCTTGCTATGCTCGCCTCAAGACCCATGGCAATAAGCCCAAGTGCCCCTAATTTCCTATTACTCTACTTTTCTAATActattttcatttatatatttggAGGTGCTTTAATTTCTACGTATTTTCCACTTATGCTTATACATTTTAAATACTATTAATGTCTATAAAAATGTCAAAACGAGCATAGCTCAACTGGCAAATATAATAGATGTGTTATCGATCCAGATGTATATGGTTTGAATTCACCTATTAAAACAGCTCAGTAAGCTTAGTTGGGTCCTTCTTCTCCCAAAATTCATTCTATTATGGACTTTTGTTATGGGTGAGCGTGTTTTGCAAGAGTTTTTCTCCCAGGCCATCTATATAGGGTTGGTGTTATTTTACCTATCAATATATCGAGGCCAAGGGTTTCTCTTGCATTTTGCTTTGCATTTTCTCTaccatgttttgttttttttccgaTTATGTTGATTCCCCCACTCCTATTGTACTATATATAAGCGGCTTGTGTTGCTTACAATTGGAATAAAAATCGgtgttgtattttttataagGTCTTATTTTCTAATTGATAGTATATTTAAGAAATCTTTTGCAGCACATCTCGCTAGCTCTTATGCAAATATTCGGCTTTTTAATACTCACGCATACTTTTGAATATTCTTTGACAAAATATTCAaagataataaattaaatcaaaagcATACCTATCTTTTGAGAATATTCAACCATAGATTGAGACCCATTATAGCTctgtaaaagaaagaaagaaaagaaaaagatgataatgaagcaAAAGAGAATGATGTAAcaaataattgataaaaaaaaaataaagtaaaaaagtaaaaaaaaaaatgatttagaatATTCTTTTATTGCAGAAAAAACATACATTGTGTATGTGTACAAGCAAAAAGATAACCAAGAATTTTTTGGCATTGAGGTAGCCCATTTAGAGACCGGGAGAGAAGATGATATTTCCAAAAGTCATTAAATGTTGCTATTACAGAAATTTTGGATGGATTGATAACATGTTTTTAGTGCATATACGTGGAATTGTTGGAGTActttcaaaataatttcatatgaTTCTTtgttaaacatatatataaatggaATATTATTAGTCTAATATTACTTTTCCATTAATAAAAGAAAGGCACAAACGGCATAAAGCATATTAAATCTACTACGCAAACTTTGTGCACTAAGGCATTGCTCATATCAAAATCAATTAGAAGTTGCTTAAGAACTAAAGAAATAACTTGTGTGGTGAGTTGTTTCGTAGAACAAACTTCACTTACATGAACACAAATTCAGTAAAAATATGTTATAGTTTGTGGGTTGATCACATTGCTGTTAAGTATGATTGTAAGGTGGGATCTTGGCGTTTTATTTATCTTGGGTTACCTCTTTATGTCATCTCTATCCTTTTGGCAACCCATTCTTGTCAAGATTGATAAGTCATACGAGGCTACAATCATGGCAACACAATTTCCTTTGGAAAGGAGGTCGACTGACTCTATTGAGTGCTACACTATCAAAGTTGCCTATGAATTACTTGTCACTCTTTCAAATCCCTTCCAAGGTGGCAGAGGTTATTGATAAAAGGTTCGAAAATTTTCTTTACAGTGGTAACAGAACTAGCAATACCACTCATCTCCTCAGATGGGATATTCTCAAGCAATCATTAGATGCGGGAGGGCTTGGATTTTCGacattatattttgaaatacaTCCTTTTTGGCTAAATGGATTTGGCGTTTTAGTCCAGGAAAAGAGGCTCTTTGGAGAAATTTTATCACGGCGAAATTTGTGTCTTgtcattttgataaaaaaaaccaTCCAACAATGGCAATGTTTCATCTAAAAATACTTGGCAGCATATTATGAAACTAAAAAGGCCTTATTTACTACAACACTCTTTGTAGAGTTGGTAATGGCTCCTCCACGGCTTTTTGGTCTGATTTATGGATTAGTTCTGCCCCCCTCAAACAATGCTTCCCTCATCTCTTTGCTATTGCTGAGTCGAAAGCTGCCACAATTGAAGAGGTTTGGAACCAACCCACAGGCTCTTGAACCTTAAACTTCAGAAGATTCCTCAAAGACAATGACATCAACGAATGGTGGGCCAGTTTCACACACCTCGTCCCTAGCATCCAGCTTATTGCCCAACTGGATTTTTGGTCTTGCCAACTTGAAAGCAGGGTCTTTTCTCCACCAAGTCCCTCATGAACCAATTGTCATCTGATGGACCTTCTTCCCAAAATAACTTATACAACAAGTTACGAAAGCACCCTTGCGCTAAAAGGAACAAATTCCTATTGTGGGAAGTTAGTCATTCTTGTCTTAATTCTACGGATAAACTTCAAAGAAGATGCTCATGGATTAATATTTCCCGATCATAGTGCTGCCTCTGCAAGGAAAGTAATGAAACCCaattccaactttttttttccacgGCCCTTTTGCCAGTGATATATGGGCTGAACTGtttcactctttttttttttcttcttcttttttctttttttatgaaatcaacaactttcattgggaaagaaaatgaaagaatacacgcCCAACTGTTTAACTCTTTTAATTAGACCACGGCTTCTGAGTGATTCTATTGGCTGGCTTAGAATGACCTTATTGGATCACCCTTTCAAAGTGACAAAGGCTTGCATTGTTTGTGCGGTGTTGTCCAAGCTTTTAGATGAAAGGAATGCTAGAATCTTCAAGAACTGTGAAAGATTCCCCAAAGACATCTTAGAGTTGGCTATTTACAATGTTGTCTTTTGGTGTAAAAAATCACAGCCTCTAAAAGAATACAATTTAAATTTCCTTGTTGCAAATTGGAAACAACTTTCATACACCTTTTGAATAGGACCCTTTTTGTACTCCATTGGAtatatttcatacatcaatgagATTATTCAAAAAGGGTAAAAATATGTTATAAGCTACTGtagttaaaaattttgtttgttttttagctAACAAGAATGGACGATTGCTCTTGTAGTTTGATCTCCTATTACAGCTTTGGTTTTATGGAATGTTGATTATATTATCAGTTTTGTTGAAGTTGAAGCTGGTTTCCTCTCCCTCGGATTATCTTCTAATAGTTGTCCTCATCACATGGTTGTTTGTTCTCTTAGTTTCAGATACACTGGTTTTGGAGTTTCATTTAAAGAGCCAATTTGTTCCGTTATGAGTTGTATTTCATTGTATTTGCTTTACTTTTATGGACTAGTTTAGCTATAGACTATTTTTGGTTGCATTTGCTTTATCTTGCTTATTTTGGCTCATTGTATTTGCTTATtccgttaaaaaaaaaaaaaaaaaaaaaaaaaaaaaaaaaaaaaaaagaatgggaAATTGCTTTCCCCAAACTAACTCCTTACGAAATGTTTAAAGTTATGGAAACtattttttcacaaaataatggaagcaaaagtaaataaaataaagatagtGGCTCTTCATTTCCAAATATGCTCTTAACAGTTCAAGGCATCGGATAAAACTTCaataattttatgttaaaagaaTACACAAATGAGAGAACAGAGAGACGGAACAGGTTGTGCATTTATGAACTTGAAAACAATGGTTCAAATAACTGAAAACGGGTAATTCATACATGATTTGGCAAGACAtttgtaaaactcttaggtttgagagagaatcataatactctattcattcaccaaagacgTGAATATATACTagtgtacaaagcatagaaaaggaaaatataacaAGATATTTACAATAATGGAAAACCCTAACAATAGAACTATAACAACATTCAATAGGTAGCTTCATGTATATGAATTATGATTGACATAAGAAATTCTGAAAATGAAAATGTACCTAAAATCGAACCCAGCATCTGGTGCACTTTGCGATGCAGTCTCCTTTACAATCAACATTGTAACCCAATACCTTGGGATTACGCAGAAGAAGATTCCTTAATGATTTGCCTTGAATTCCCCACTCTTTGTCCAACAATTGTACGTTGGTTTTAAGCTCCTGCTCAAGATTGCAGCCAAGAACTTCTGGGAATTTTTTTAGCAGCTTAGAGAGATCGTCATTCGAAAGACCAAGTGTCCTCAGATATTCCAGTATGTCATTTACAGTTTCAATATTAGGAACTTCCTTCTTTCTGTCTTCACCCCAGTAGGGTGAATGAATGTGGCTGAACGCCTTTCCAAGCATCTTATCTTGCTCCTCAACACTGAAGCTGAACACAGACAGAGCTTGCCGACAAGCTTCCCATGTCTTCCTATCCTCATCACTTAATGTCAAGCTTTCAACTTGAGTAGTCGAACAGATTTCCCACTTACTGGGATAGGGAGTTTGTCTTCTCACATCCTTTATCATATGCTTCGCAGGATGATAGGAGAAACTTACATTTGAACGTGCAGCATCTGATATGGCTGTGGCAATGCTGCGCTGCGTTGAGAATTAAGAATACGTTATGAAATACTAAAAAGAGACTTTAAAATTATTGTTTGAGAAAATGCAAAACAATAGGAGTATGAAGTAAATAATGTAACACTTATTTCCCCATTTCCCATTGCATTTCTACAGAAAACTTCAGAACCTTCACATATCTCCTCAATGGCATGATTGTTGAAATCACCAAAAATACTTCATACTAATAAAGATAATTGTCTTCACTTATACATTATGGATCTCTCCCTTTCTTAACCAATGCGGGATTGTTTGTGCACCTAACACGTTCTCTATAATGTGTTATTCCCATAGTATTGCATGATACGAGGCAAAATTTGCTACTCACAGTAGAACAACAGAAACGAGTAGCAGAATCAATGGTTGATATGGGAGACACCAACGATTTTCCTAGCATGCCTGTACCATATTAAGAAGTTTGGTAAGAACCAGTGGGaccaattataaaaaatgtgatTATCACAACACATTTACCATTTATAGAACATGGCTCATCTCACATAAAAAATTCCTCCAATTCCTAAATTTTGTTAAAACATTTTATTTGAAACAACAATGAGTTCCACTCAAATATGGAGAAGATCCAAGTGAGTTAATGCAAAGAGATTTATTCTATCAAAGATAGAgttttcaaattccaaattatAATTACCTCCAACATTAGCATTTTTGAAATAGTGGTACTACCAATAGAAGTTCATCAACAAGCTAGTAGACAAATTTCCACACAAAATCATGTTTCACTCTATTAAGATGGCCAACTTTACTCAGTATCTGAGTTCAAGAGAAGAAAAGTACTTTGATCAAGAAAGTCATGGGAAATTGGACTAAAGGACAATTGGacccaacaaaaatataaaggtTCACAAGTATGCCTCCAGAAAGATAAAACAGTAGGTGCTAGTGCTCCCACAAAAATATGTTGACTGAAGGCTACAGTGAAATCATTCAAGAGTACAAGGTTTTGACTACCGAAATAACAATGCTGTCATAAAATAAGAGGCAGCCCTGTGTAGACAATTGGCTAACTAGGATCTCTTCAAATTCAGTTCCACAGGTAAGATTGGTGACCATGCTCAAAATAGAGCATTCAAAAGAATTCTTGGAAGAAAACATAAGTACATGAAAAGTGAAACAAAAGTGGTTGAGATCCTCAGAAGCCTCTTAGAGGGCATTTGATATGCAGTCATTGACTTTTGGGATTGAGTTCAATCACATTCATGGATCATTCAAACAAAGAGCCAGACTTATTCATGAGACTAGGGAGAACTCCTTGTAGCCCACTAATGATTATAGCGAAGACTTTGACTAAAATATCTGGTTTTTTGCTCCTCGCCTTGAGCAGGTGTTTCTACATTACAATTGTTCATGTCCCATGTTTGATTATCATTATTGTTTCTGCTTGACTAATTTCTAATTAGGTTCACACAAGAAGAGACAATTGATCCTAAAGACATAGTGTTTATCCCATCACTGCCAGTCGTCAAAAGGTAGTCATAATCAAAATCTTGTTCGTGGAGCTGCCAGAGTAAAGGCAACAATTCATAGCGAAAACTCCAGCGTAAACAGAAAGAAGTTGCTACACGACATGAGGTGATCTCCCAAACAATGCACTAGAATTATGCAAATATGCAATATGGATACTGCGTTCTATGACTATATCATGGAGCAAAAAATTCAACCAATGGCATTTCTCCTCCAAGAGAAGTGGATCATAGCTTGGATTTGAATATTGtcttaattgaattgaattgaacTGAATTGCGTGAAGCACAAAGAAGGAGGTTCTTTTGAGCATTGGAATTTCGATCAAAACTGAATGCGAAAACG
This genomic window from Benincasa hispida cultivar B227 chromosome 4, ASM972705v1, whole genome shotgun sequence contains:
- the LOC120075593 gene encoding gibberellin-regulated protein 9-like — encoded protein: MKPLSLLCIFIILSILLQGFSEAFTTVDEGTNTVALTKKYHYHPKINCKRECSRRCSKVFRKKICMRACGTCCSRCHCVPPGTYGNHQACPCYARLKTHGNKPKCP
- the LOC120075592 gene encoding uncharacterized protein LOC120075592; the encoded protein is MLGKSLVSPISTIDSATRFCCSTRSIATAISDAARSNVSFSYHPAKHMIKDVRRQTPYPSKWEICSTTQVESLTLSDEDRKTWEACRQALSVFSFSVEEQDKMLGKAFSHIHSPYWGEDRKKEVPNIETVNDILEYLRTLGLSNDDLSKLLKKFPEVLGCNLEQELKTNVQLLDKEWGIQGKSLRNLLLRNPKVLGYNVDCKGDCIAKCTRCWVRF